A window of Plasmodium malariae genome assembly, chromosome: 12 genomic DNA:
ggaacattcatatatacaagtTGGTACATTCACATATACAAGTAGGAACATTCACATATACAAGTAGGAACATTCACATATACAAGTAGgaacattcatatatacaagtaggaacattcatataaaaatgtacatatatatatttatatgaagcATCATATCAGCGCCATTTACCTATTTTAACGAAACTCTGTTTCAttcaagtaaaaatataaaaaacacaGTTAACAAAGTTGGCACGTGCTTATTAATACATAaggtaaatatacatacttatgtAGAACATGTTATATTGGCTAATATTTCCGTTCTTAGTTACCTTTTCATCAtctgtaatttttattctatcTCTTGGAGGCCACCCAGAATAGAAATTATAGCCTTTTCTTTTAGTTTCCTTTTGAACTATTTCtctatatctttttaatGAATTCTTCAGTgtgcttttctttttaaaattctttaaaaCCTCATAGCACTCATACACATCGGTTAAGCTGTTGTTGTTATGTTTAGTCGTAAGTTGGTCATGTCGGTTTATCGTTTTTGCGGTTGTAAAAATTTCGCAGCCAATACTCTCTAGGATGAAAAGGAGTAAGGAgaatatgcacatatatacctattcatatacacgtatgtacacatgtgtatgtacacatatgtatgtacacatatgtaggtatatatacaatactTATAGGCGCATAATTCCAAACGCACAttcacatatgtatatacactcTGCTCCTTTTTTGAATTACGAATTATTTTTCTACTTGGAAAGCGAGAATGaaacatattttcataatatttgtattccttttatcataaaaaaaaaaaaaaaaaaaaaaaaaaaaaaaaaggaagaacgtactaaaaaaaacaaagttgCCAATTAAATAAATCCATTAAGTGAATtagaatatttatgaaaatttttgctccttttaaaaatttatttattcgaaaaagaataaacttctcatttatttttattgcttcttctatcattttttacattattattcgcgtttttttatttttttcattttttttattttttttttttttttttttttttttttttttgcgaaaacaaaatatcaactaatattttttttttacatgttGCTCTGAATATTGCTTCATTTACAATGACTAACATAGGCATATTTGTTATAgcatttttattctattcaCAATTAAACTTACTGCTCAGGTGTATATACGTTATGCCCATATTATATGCACACCGTTGTAACAAAGCGAGATTGAAAATTCATCACATTGCGGGTTACTACCATTTTTGTAGGTAATTACACTTTTGCTCATTTTAgctgtttatatataaatgtatattaagctagttttatgtacaaattaatatgaataatataccatgtaaaaaataaaaatataacaatcttaaataataaattaaatatatacattgaaatgttataaaaaaataaaaagagtcAAAGTGATAACCACATCAAACTTGTGAAATTtaaaaggcaaaaaaaaaaaagaattaaacaaaagtaagaaataaaaagtcaaagataaatgataaaaaaacaaaaaaccacaagaaggaaaatttacacaaaaaataaCAGCAAAAAATAGGTAAATATGCTAAATAAAAAGGTACTAGGACGTCTAAATAaagaggggaaaaaaaaaaaagaaaaagcttCATTAAAgcatttcataattttcttcCCTTTCAAATGCATTTAAATGGTACAGATACTCCTTGTTCTCTTCTAAGTTAATGCTTATCTCGGATGTTGTGCTTTTTAGCTCCGTGATATCCTACAAAAGTtgaacataaataataaatatatgtaaaataaaaagaaaagaaaagaaaagaaaagaaataagcTCATTTCGACGTTTTGTGACTCCGAATATTACATTACAATTGAGCaaatttttctctttacAAAATgacaatttaaaattttattttattttattttatttttttcaatatgcTATTATACAAATAACACTTACCTGCTCATTTTTCGCTATGGTGCTCTTCAAAGAAGATGTAAACTCATTTTCTGCgtaaagaaaattttgaaaattttttttttcctttaccagttctgtaatatttttattaattttttgaagttgattatctatattaaaagaattaaaaaaatctaAAATTTCCATcaatttgaatttattaaactcatatttatttgaaaaaaaaacagtattattttttaatataaaaagtttgTCTAATATATCTAATCTGAATAGCAATCTTTGAATAATTCGTTGcgcttttattttaatttccgaaaaattattttttataatatttaaaataaataaaaggttttcattatttttttttatacacaattttttttttttaagaatttttatatttttgtcttGGTCATTTAaaaccatttttattttatcaagGTTATATATTGGTACAATACAACAGTTGTTTTTGTCCGGATTTTTTTCTATcgctttaaaatatttacttaatatttcttttgaaattaaatattcatgtttgtaaatattattattccatattaaattacaaaagGAGCTTAACAGTAAGGAATTCAAAACTCTATTTTTCGATTCACCCATATCGTCCTTCAGGTAAATAAAGTTCATTATGTACGGGCTTTGTTCAAATACGTATGTCTCTAGGTACGATTTgcatatgaatatttttcctAGCTTCATTGATATTTCCTCTGAAAGGGGAGAGGGAGATAAAGAAGTGACGGCGATCGCATTTTTACAGGTGTATGAAAATATGAGTTAATGtgtgttcatatatatgtatttatgtgggtatgtattcatatatttaggtatgcatttatatattttggtACGTGGATACATACGGTAACTGTGGACGAGCTATCTCtatcataaatttttcaaCACAGTTATGTTGAACACTTCCAATGCAATAACAGTCATTACAAAATTGATACATTATGAAAATCTATGCACATATCAGACACACGTACAACGCGGTacaaattacttttttttttcattttattttttatgtattttatattatatatatatatatatttttttttttttttttttttttatgtattttataatatatatgtatatatatttttttcttttctattttttataatatttttttttacatttttcttacCGCATAACTGCTCCGTAAGagattttctaatttttaaagaactGTTAAAGTTAAACTTATTTTCCAAGCtaatatttccat
This region includes:
- the PmUG01_12028700 gene encoding conserved Plasmodium protein, unknown function gives rise to the protein MFHSRFPSRKIIQSIGCEIFTTAKTINRHDQLTTKHNNNSLTDVYECYEVLKNFKKKSTLKNSLKRYREIVQKETKRKGYNFYSGWPPRDRIKITDDEKLGLYGRKMFIMNRVKGIKEKEPNLCICCKNKNILFFNKSEFESLLKNMGFIKHQLEEFAKKI
- the PmUG01_12028800 gene encoding conserved Plasmodium protein, unknown function — its product is MKSFNSSLISDKNKADEVNSLNSNFGIQQHTLCSNKNENEKNFSLNSSINITNNTANVYNDKNNVMINENINFKNNFANLLNNNGTNTYQDKLNGVSKSGVDNSNKTDNNTNDEFKKNNEKNDLQINNQNGNISLENKFNFNSSLKIRKSLTEQLCEEISMKLGKIFICKSYLETYVFEQSPYIMNFIYLKDDMGESKNRVLNSLLLSSFCNLIWNNNIYKHEYLISKEILSKYFKAIEKNPDKNNCCIVPIYNLDKIKMVLNDQDKNIKILKKKKLCIKKNNENLLFILNIIKNNFSEIKIKAQRIIQRLLFRLDILDKLFILKNNTVFFSNKYEFNKFKLMEILDFFNSFNIDNQLQKINKNITELVKEKKNFQNFLYAENEFTSSLKSTIAKNEQDITELKSTTSEISINLEENKEYLYHLNAFEREENYEML